One Flavobacterium cerinum genomic window, AAACAATTAACTTTCCTCCTGTAGTCATGTGTTGTATTGTTGGGTACCGGTTTATAAAACGTTCAGTACTTGTTCTTTAATTTTTTCTAATTCGTCTTTCATCTGAACGACCAGTTTTTGCATACCGGCATGATTGGATTTGGATCCCATGGTGTTGATTTCACGACCCATTTCCTGCGTGATAAAACCAAGTTTACGTCCGTTTGCTTCTTTTCCGGATAAGGTTTCAAGGAAATAATCCAAATGATTGCCTAAGCGTACTTTCTCTTCGGTGATGTCCAGCTTTTCAAGATAGTAAATCAATTCCTGCTCAAAGCGGTTTTCATCAACGTTAGTTTGTAATTCGGCAATGGCATTTTGTAAGCGCTCTTTTATCAATTGAATTCTTTCCGGATCCAAAAGCAACGCTTGTTCCATAAACGAACGGATATTAGCAATCCGTAAGCGGAATTCTTTTTCAAGAGAAGCGCCTTCGTCTTTTCGGAAATTATTAATATTGATCAAGGCTTCATCGATTACCGATTGGATTCGCAGCCATTCATTTTCGTCGATTTCTTCTCTTTCTGTTTTTAGCGTATCCGGCATTCGAACGGCCATTTTCATTAGCTCTGTAGGATCGGCTTCCGGAAGGATATCACGCATCTGGCGAATATAAGCCTTTACAATCGGTGCATTTATCTTAGTAGAGGTTTCTTCTCCCGTCACTTCAATATACATCGAAAAATCAACTTTACCCCGTTCCAGTTGCTGAGCAATCTGATTGCGAAGTCCAAGTTCCATTTCGCGGAAAACAGAAGGCATTCGGACATTAAGGTCAAGTCCTTTGCTGTTTAATGATTTGATTTCTATGGTAATTTTCTTAGTTGGCAATTGCAAAGACGCTTTGCCAAAACCCGTCATCGATTGTATCATATAAAAATGTAATAGCTACAAATGTACTAAAAAGAGTTCAGTCTGTTAAAAAACTTAGTCAATGGCTTTTGTTATAACAGGTTTGTTCTTTTTTTGGGTAACAAGATATACGCCGGTAAAAATTAATAATGACGATCCTGTTTTAACCCAACTTAATTCGTCTTTGCCCATGCTAATTGCAAAAACAGATGCGAAAAAAGGTTGCAGGTAGATAAAAACAGCTACCGTAGTAGGTTTTAATTCCCGCATGGATAATAAGTTGAGAAGA contains:
- a CDS encoding YicC/YloC family endoribonuclease; protein product: MIQSMTGFGKASLQLPTKKITIEIKSLNSKGLDLNVRMPSVFREMELGLRNQIAQQLERGKVDFSMYIEVTGEETSTKINAPIVKAYIRQMRDILPEADPTELMKMAVRMPDTLKTEREEIDENEWLRIQSVIDEALININNFRKDEGASLEKEFRLRIANIRSFMEQALLLDPERIQLIKERLQNAIAELQTNVDENRFEQELIYYLEKLDITEEKVRLGNHLDYFLETLSGKEANGRKLGFITQEMGREINTMGSKSNHAGMQKLVVQMKDELEKIKEQVLNVL